Proteins co-encoded in one Populus trichocarpa isolate Nisqually-1 chromosome 10, P.trichocarpa_v4.1, whole genome shotgun sequence genomic window:
- the LOC7458107 gene encoding cucumisin isoform X2: MAGLDGVVSVFPSQKKKLHTTRSWDFMGFPKNVTRATSESDIIVAMLDTGIWPESESFNDEGYGPPPSKWKGTCQASSNFTCNNKIIGARYYHSEGKVEPGDFASPRDSEGHGTHTASTAAGRLVSEASQLGLATGTARGGVPSARIAVYKICWSDGCSDADILAAFDDAIADGVDIISLSVGGWPMDYFEDSIAIGAFHSMKNGILTSNSAGNSGPDPESISNCSPWSLSVAASTMDRKFVTPVMLGNGAIYEGISINTFEPGNIMPPFIYGGDAPNKTAGYNGSESRYCPLDSLNSTVVEGKVVLCDQISGGEEARASHAVGSIMNGDDYSDVAFSFPLPVSYLSSSDGADLLKYLNSTSEPTATIMKSIEIKDETAPFVVSFSSRGPNPITSDLLKPDLTAPGVHILAAWSEATTVTGSPGDTRVVKYNIISGTSMSCPHASGAAAYVKAFNPSWSPAAIKSALMTTASSMSSSINNDAEFAYGSGHINPAKAIDPGLVYDAGEIDYVRFLCGQGYNATQLLLITGDNSTCSAETNGTVWDLNYPSFALSAKSGKTITRVFHRTVTNVGSATSTYKSITNAPSGLNIQIEPDVLSFQSLGQQLSFCVTVEATLGKTVLSGSLVWEDGVHQVRSPVVANPSH, encoded by the exons GCTTGGACGGTGTAGTGTCTGTGTTTCCTAGTCAGAAGAAAAAACTTCACACGACAAGATCATGGGACTTCATGGGCTTCCCCAAGAATGTTACAAGAGCAACTTCTGAAAGCGACATCATTGTGGCAATGCTTGACACAGGGATTTGGCCCGAGTCTGAAAGTTTTAATGACGAAGGATATGGTCCGCCTCCAAGCAAATGGAAGGGCACTTGCCAGGCATCCTCCAATTTCACTTGCAACAA TAAGATAATTGGAGCTCGATACTACCATAGCGAAGGAAAAGTAGAACCAGGAGACTTTGCCTCCCCAAGAGATTCAGAAGGCCATGGGACTCACACTGCTTCAACAGCAGCAGGAAGATTGGTTAGTGAGGCAAGCCAACTAGGCCTTGCTACAGGAACAGCACGAGGAGGGGTTCCCTCTGCCCGTATTGCTGTGTACAAGATATGTTGGTCTGATGGCTGCTCAGATGCCGACATTCTTGCAGCTTTTGACGATGCTATTGCAGATGGAGTTGATATAATCTCCCTCTCAGTTGGAGGGTGGCCCATGGACTATTTTGAGGATTCAATTGCTATTGGAGCTTTCCATTCAATGAAAAATGGAATACTCACATCAAACTCTGCTGGTAACTCAGGTCCTGATCCTGAATCAATTTCAAATTGTTCACCTTGGTCTCTGTCTGTGGCTGCTAGCACCATGGATCGAAAGTTTGTGACACCGGTGATGTTAGGCAATGGAGCCATTTATGAG GGAATCTCCATAAATACTTTTGAGCCTGGAAATATTATGCCCCCTTTCATTTACGGTGGAGATGCTCCAAACAAGACAGCAGGATACAACGGGTCAGAATCCAG GTATTGCCCCCTGGACTCGTTGAACAGCACTGTGGTGGAAGGGAAAGTCGTTCTTTGTGATCAGATCAGTGGAGGGGAGGAGGCAAGAGCCAGTCATGCAGTTGGATCAATAATGAATGGTGACGATTATTCGGATGTGGCCTTCAGTTTTCCTTTACCAGTTTCGTATTTGAGCTCAAGTGATGGAGCTGATCTTTTGAAGTACTTAAACTCAACTAG TGAACCAACCGCAACTATAATGAAGAGCATTGAAATAAAGGATGAAACTGCCCCATTTGTGGTTTCGTTTTCTTCACGAGGGCCTAATCCGATAACAAGTGACCTTCTCAAG CCCGACCTGACTGCCCCAGGAGTGCACATTTTGGCAGCATGGTCTGAAGCAACCACTGTAACAGGAAGCCCAGGGGATACAAGAGTGGTTAAATACAACATAATTTCCGGAACATCTATGTCTTGTCCACATGCATCCGGCGCAGCTGCTTATGTCAAGGCATTTAACCCATCATGGTCTCCTGCTGCCATTAAGTCTGCCCTAATGACAACTG CCTCTTCCATGAGTTCTAGCATTAACAATGATGCGGAGTTCGCTTATGGATCAGGCCATATAAATCCTGCAAAGGCTATTGATCCTGGTCTAGTATATGATGCTGGAGAGATTGATTATGTTAGATTCTTGTGTGGACAAGGATATAATGCTACACAACTTCTACTAATTACCGGAGATAATAGCACATGTTCTGCAGAAACAAATGGAACTGTGTGGGATCTAAACTACCCATCTTTCGCTCTGTCTGCCAAATCCGGGAAAACTATTACTCGAGTCTTCCATAGAACTGTCACAAATGTTGGATCAGCAACATCTACTTACAAGTCAATCACGAACGCTCCAAGTGGACTTAATATCCAAATTGAACCAGATGTCCTTTCCTTCCAGTCTCTTGGGCAACAACTTTCCTTTTGTGTCACGGTTGAAGCTACGTTGGGTAAAACTGTACTGTCTGGATCTTTGGTTTGGGAAGATGGGGTGCATCAAGTAAGAAGCCCAGTTGTGGCTAATCCTTCTCATTAA
- the LOC7458107 gene encoding cucumisin isoform X1: MGDRPKSDISVSALHITRLQNVVGSGASDSLLYSYHRSFNGFVAKLTKEEKEKMAGLDGVVSVFPSQKKKLHTTRSWDFMGFPKNVTRATSESDIIVAMLDTGIWPESESFNDEGYGPPPSKWKGTCQASSNFTCNNKIIGARYYHSEGKVEPGDFASPRDSEGHGTHTASTAAGRLVSEASQLGLATGTARGGVPSARIAVYKICWSDGCSDADILAAFDDAIADGVDIISLSVGGWPMDYFEDSIAIGAFHSMKNGILTSNSAGNSGPDPESISNCSPWSLSVAASTMDRKFVTPVMLGNGAIYEGISINTFEPGNIMPPFIYGGDAPNKTAGYNGSESRYCPLDSLNSTVVEGKVVLCDQISGGEEARASHAVGSIMNGDDYSDVAFSFPLPVSYLSSSDGADLLKYLNSTSEPTATIMKSIEIKDETAPFVVSFSSRGPNPITSDLLKPDLTAPGVHILAAWSEATTVTGSPGDTRVVKYNIISGTSMSCPHASGAAAYVKAFNPSWSPAAIKSALMTTASSMSSSINNDAEFAYGSGHINPAKAIDPGLVYDAGEIDYVRFLCGQGYNATQLLLITGDNSTCSAETNGTVWDLNYPSFALSAKSGKTITRVFHRTVTNVGSATSTYKSITNAPSGLNIQIEPDVLSFQSLGQQLSFCVTVEATLGKTVLSGSLVWEDGVHQVRSPVVANPSH, translated from the exons ATGGGTGACCGCCCAAAGAGTGATATTTCTGTATCAGCTCTTCACATCACCAGGCTACAAAACGTCGTGGGCAG TGGTGCATCAGATTCTTTGCTCTATAGCTACCATAGGAGCTTCAATGGTTTTGTTGCTAAATTGACcaaagaggagaaagagaaaatgGCTG GCTTGGACGGTGTAGTGTCTGTGTTTCCTAGTCAGAAGAAAAAACTTCACACGACAAGATCATGGGACTTCATGGGCTTCCCCAAGAATGTTACAAGAGCAACTTCTGAAAGCGACATCATTGTGGCAATGCTTGACACAGGGATTTGGCCCGAGTCTGAAAGTTTTAATGACGAAGGATATGGTCCGCCTCCAAGCAAATGGAAGGGCACTTGCCAGGCATCCTCCAATTTCACTTGCAACAA TAAGATAATTGGAGCTCGATACTACCATAGCGAAGGAAAAGTAGAACCAGGAGACTTTGCCTCCCCAAGAGATTCAGAAGGCCATGGGACTCACACTGCTTCAACAGCAGCAGGAAGATTGGTTAGTGAGGCAAGCCAACTAGGCCTTGCTACAGGAACAGCACGAGGAGGGGTTCCCTCTGCCCGTATTGCTGTGTACAAGATATGTTGGTCTGATGGCTGCTCAGATGCCGACATTCTTGCAGCTTTTGACGATGCTATTGCAGATGGAGTTGATATAATCTCCCTCTCAGTTGGAGGGTGGCCCATGGACTATTTTGAGGATTCAATTGCTATTGGAGCTTTCCATTCAATGAAAAATGGAATACTCACATCAAACTCTGCTGGTAACTCAGGTCCTGATCCTGAATCAATTTCAAATTGTTCACCTTGGTCTCTGTCTGTGGCTGCTAGCACCATGGATCGAAAGTTTGTGACACCGGTGATGTTAGGCAATGGAGCCATTTATGAG GGAATCTCCATAAATACTTTTGAGCCTGGAAATATTATGCCCCCTTTCATTTACGGTGGAGATGCTCCAAACAAGACAGCAGGATACAACGGGTCAGAATCCAG GTATTGCCCCCTGGACTCGTTGAACAGCACTGTGGTGGAAGGGAAAGTCGTTCTTTGTGATCAGATCAGTGGAGGGGAGGAGGCAAGAGCCAGTCATGCAGTTGGATCAATAATGAATGGTGACGATTATTCGGATGTGGCCTTCAGTTTTCCTTTACCAGTTTCGTATTTGAGCTCAAGTGATGGAGCTGATCTTTTGAAGTACTTAAACTCAACTAG TGAACCAACCGCAACTATAATGAAGAGCATTGAAATAAAGGATGAAACTGCCCCATTTGTGGTTTCGTTTTCTTCACGAGGGCCTAATCCGATAACAAGTGACCTTCTCAAG CCCGACCTGACTGCCCCAGGAGTGCACATTTTGGCAGCATGGTCTGAAGCAACCACTGTAACAGGAAGCCCAGGGGATACAAGAGTGGTTAAATACAACATAATTTCCGGAACATCTATGTCTTGTCCACATGCATCCGGCGCAGCTGCTTATGTCAAGGCATTTAACCCATCATGGTCTCCTGCTGCCATTAAGTCTGCCCTAATGACAACTG CCTCTTCCATGAGTTCTAGCATTAACAATGATGCGGAGTTCGCTTATGGATCAGGCCATATAAATCCTGCAAAGGCTATTGATCCTGGTCTAGTATATGATGCTGGAGAGATTGATTATGTTAGATTCTTGTGTGGACAAGGATATAATGCTACACAACTTCTACTAATTACCGGAGATAATAGCACATGTTCTGCAGAAACAAATGGAACTGTGTGGGATCTAAACTACCCATCTTTCGCTCTGTCTGCCAAATCCGGGAAAACTATTACTCGAGTCTTCCATAGAACTGTCACAAATGTTGGATCAGCAACATCTACTTACAAGTCAATCACGAACGCTCCAAGTGGACTTAATATCCAAATTGAACCAGATGTCCTTTCCTTCCAGTCTCTTGGGCAACAACTTTCCTTTTGTGTCACGGTTGAAGCTACGTTGGGTAAAACTGTACTGTCTGGATCTTTGGTTTGGGAAGATGGGGTGCATCAAGTAAGAAGCCCAGTTGTGGCTAATCCTTCTCATTAA